In Oncorhynchus gorbuscha isolate QuinsamMale2020 ecotype Even-year linkage group LG02, OgorEven_v1.0, whole genome shotgun sequence, a single genomic region encodes these proteins:
- the LOC124010770 gene encoding P2X purinoceptor 5-like isoform X3 — translation MTNDTETGLRLWGPEDYVIPPTGEQVFFIVTNYIETPHQSLGFCAESPKVPDGQCVNNEDCAEGEAVVAGNGVKTGLCLNSTGTCEIHGWCPVETGRKPLEALLSKAEIFTIYIKNSVRFPKFEFSKSNVLDTGNDSYLKRCSYDNDLHPYCPIFRLGDLVSRTGHDFQDMAVVGGSVGILIEWNCDLDKDYSQCNPEYSFTRLDMNLNSSVTSGYNFRYARYYKDEAGESYRTLYKVYGIRFDIMVNGRAGKFNIIPTVIAIGSGLAIMGMGKFACDMIFVYMLSTSSFYRDRKFEILKKERIKKHKEIAKTLVNRDKRKHRKHAGEQHELTTLSPKNEEKQDPKTGEKNEVHILSPRTVGQRYNTHPPRH, via the exons ATGACCAACGACACGGAAACTGGACTTCGCCTGTGGGGGCCTGAGGATTATGTCATACCTCCGACG ggTGAACAGGTTTTCTTCATTGTTACAAATTACATCGAGACCCCGCATCAGAGCCTTGGGTTCTGTGCTGAG AGCCCTAAGGTGCCAGATGGCCAATGTGTAAACAATGAGGATTGTGCTGAGGGTGAGGCGGTAGTTGCTGGCAATG GGGTGAAGACCGGCCTGTGTTTAAACTCTACAGGGACCTGTGAGATACATGGCTGGTGTCCTGTTGAGACGGGACGTAAACCCTT GGAGGCCTTATTAAGCAAGGCAGAAATCTTCACAATTTACATCAAGAACTCTGTCAGGTTTCCGAAGTTTGAATTCTCCAA GTCAAATGTCCTGGACACCGGTAATGACTCCTATCTAAAGAGATGTTCCTATGACAACGACCTACATCCCTACTGCCCCATCTTCCGTCTGGGAGACCTAGTCAGCAGGACTGGACATGATTTTCAGGACATGGCTGTAGTG ggTGGGTCAGTTGGAATTCTGATTGAGTGGAACTGTGATTTGGATAAGGACTACTCACAGTGTAACCCAGAGTACAGCTTTACTCGTTTGGATATGAACCTAAACAGCTCTGTCACATCAGGCTACAACTTCAG ATATGCCCGTTATTACAAAGATGAAGCTGGAGAGAGCTATCGGACTTTGTATAAAGTCTATGGGATTCGCTTTGATATCATGGTGAATGGACGG GCTGGAAAATTCAATATCATTCCCACAGTAATAGCTATTGGGTCTGGGCTCGCTATTATGGGCATG GGAAAATTTGCATGTGATATGATATTTGTCTACATGTTGAGCACGAGTTCCTTCTACCGAGACAGGAAATTTGAAATTCTCAA GAAAGAACGGATCAAGAAGCACAAAGAGATTGCGAAGACATTGGTGAACCGAGACAAAAGAAAACACAGGAAACATGCTGGGGAACAACACGAGCTTACCACACTCTCTCCAAAAAATGAGGAGAAACAGGACCCTAAAACCGGAGAGAAAAATGAGGTTCACATTCTCTCTCCACGAACTGTGGGGCAACGGTATAATACTCACCCTCCACGACACTAA
- the LOC124010788 gene encoding ER membrane protein complex subunit 6 codes for MASVVAKREGPQFISEVAVRGNAAVLDYCRTSVSALSGATAGILGLTGLYGFIFYFLASFLLSLLLIIKASRRWNKCFKSRRMLFTGGLVGGLFTYVLFWTFLYGMVHVY; via the coding sequence ATGGCCTCAGTCGTAGCGAAACGAGAAGGACCACAGTTCATCAGTGAGGTTGCTGTGAGAGGCAACGCCGCAGTGCTGGACTACTGCCGGACGTCGGTGTCAGCTCTGTCGGGGGCGACAGCGGGCATCCTTGGGCTCACAGGACTGTACGGATTTATCTTCTATTTCCTCGcctcgttcctcctctcccttcttctcatCATCAAGGCCAGTCGCAGGTGGAACAAGTGCTTCAAGTCTCGGCGGATGCTCTTTACAGGAGGGCTTGTTGGAGGTCTTTTTACCTACGTCCTGTTCTGGACTTTCCTCTACGGAATGGTGCATGTGTACTAA